The nucleotide window CCGAGCATCGTCGCCGGGTTGATCGTCAGCGACTTCAGGGCCGTGGCCGGGTCGAGGCCGTCCTTCACCGCCAGGGCCGCCTGGTACACCAGGAAGTTGATCGGGATCACCGGGTGGTCCGTCGTGATGGCGATCTTGACCCCGGCCCGCGCCAGGATGCCCGCCGACCGCAGCGTGCGGTTGCGCAGCTCCACCTTGGACTTCGTGGTGAACAGCGGGCCGAGGATCACCGGGACGTCCCGGGAAGCCAGCAGGTCGGCGATCAGGTGGCCTTCGGTGCCGTGGTTGATCACCAGCTTGTAGCCGAACTCGTCGGCCAGCCGGATCGCCGTCACGATGTCGTCCGCGCGGTGGACGTGCTGGTCCCAGTACAGCTCGCCGTCGAGGACCTTCGACAGCGTCTCCAGCGTCAGGTCCACCTCGTGCGGCTTGCCCTCGGCCTGGGCGTGCGCGCGCTTCGCCTGGTAGTTGCGGGCCTTGGTGAACGCCTCGCGCAGGATCGCCGCGACACCCAGCCGCGTCGACGGCGTCTGCTTCTTGTCCCCGTACACGCGCTTCGGGTTCTCGCCGAGCGCGCTCTTCACGCTGACGTGCTCCGCGAACGTCATGTCGAGGACGCTGCGGCCCCACGTCTTGACGCCGATCGTCTGGCCGCCGATCGGGTTGCCCGAACCCGGCTTGATGACGACGCTCG belongs to Amycolatopsis tolypomycina and includes:
- a CDS encoding amidohydrolase encodes the protein MAKAIVGGYVVPIDGDPIEGGTVLIDGGRIVAVGTEADVDIPEDAELVDAAGTWVLPGFFDAHAHLGVHEDGEGWAGNDTNEMTDPNGARFRAVDGIDPYEPGFDDALAGGVTSVVIKPGSGNPIGGQTIGVKTWGRSVLDMTFAEHVSVKSALGENPKRVYGDKKQTPSTRLGVAAILREAFTKARNYQAKRAHAQAEGKPHEVDLTLETLSKVLDGELYWDQHVHRADDIVTAIRLADEFGYKLVINHGTEGHLIADLLASRDVPVILGPLFTTKSKVELRNRTLRSAGILARAGVKIAITTDHPVIPINFLVYQAALAVKDGLDPATALKSLTINPATMLGLDDRIGSLKPGLDADVVLWSGDPLDVMNRALRVFVRGDEVYHFDESIGEGVSKDRRYREAR